From Trichoplusia ni isolate ovarian cell line Hi5 chromosome 8, tn1, whole genome shotgun sequence, one genomic window encodes:
- the LOC113496995 gene encoding uncharacterized protein LOC113496995, with protein MCNAEVQWMAWRGGSISERAVRVAAGVHVGRVHYRGDHLLGAVHEPHYRCHVIIFGRPFAFNCYELLMLAESNGN; from the coding sequence ATGTGTAACGCGGAGGTGCAGTGGATGGCGTGGCGCGGCGGCAGCATCAGCGAGCGCGCGGTGCGCGTGGCGGCCGGCGTGCACGTGGGCCGCGTGCACTACCGCGGCGACCATCTGCTGGGCGCCGTGCACGAGCCGCACTACCGCTGCCACGTCATCATCTTCGGCAGGCCCTTCGCCTTCAACTGCTACGAACTGCTCATGCTCGCTGAATCTAACGGTAACTAG
- the LOC113496983 gene encoding uncharacterized protein LOC113496983 yields MLDLFDILLQSGLITGALVLYLLIFKKETPSKGAYKNGGWNYSLRLLFARFAVSRWKSQLKPTKLHELPRTEQYSGWDNFSVRATAPDGSTLLLSIRKLCGRQPLAEVVVHVKLPDGTTYKLPQHPDTAVCAWDNVDGGWSANGLKFQVLDNQERYRFLYNGLLTRVEDGVTQHVKLNLLWSSATHPIKYPEDWNNKLAAETLALETWSGAEYAHMLGKWEEGGWLQWGTVQGRFLSFTEVGDADKSVYLQTRGVKERRWAPHAYEGLRRSVAITASAKDGTAVQLHCLSYKNVLTHCISGCVRYPDFTSSTINYTDLQMSDFCERPDGIPNVYTIQVSTDISTLKLVLRINPDGGKLFSGVPYQQEIVYRTMQVDINCESGTGILELGYEPLVISEPSRIAPARLLKWLTEKQAGEVGYCVSFEDRGAACPMYVGGKGASLALLASVQKEEGYRVPPGFCLTTKALEKHLELNPELIAAIREIEAANEDYNENNFKEKCKTASELLATTEIRTPVREEILEQIKMLRSKATEQNLGPELRFAVRSSAVGEDSEELSAAGQNETILGCMSDADILEGVQKCWGSMFAFTSAYYRRQNGQECVCGGGVVVQALVAPRAAGVMFTRHPAHGDPSKLLITANYGLGESVVSGAVEPDTVIVDRDTTGKLSITKTELGSKNQRVKTEGSGTAMEDVPEDERNVACITNDQVLKLAKIGVSQEALWGAGRDIEWAVTETEIFLLQARPITSLDRWTDEELLHELDSPIMADDELLSFGNAGEVFPKPITPMTYDLVLTPLMQGMDNMTGTNGSGYDKSVFVTHNRCTIALYNTLYRKIPKELDVNMRLIELAIHGHEVADDQIIKTAKHRRPPYWLDKLSQIGLMIKTIATSKKVMESSEKAVRELNYDIDVDSIEELYNMLRESQQKMKLFSNNHAATSTASTCGQSIAMNVYLEGSQEFTPEQCNEIGGLFSSGDVLSAEVPVALANIVRQIEKTGRAEEFRALDPKKALEWLKFNFHDDIYVDVREFLEHHGYRAIMEFDLVTKPWVLVPEDMMKVLQNLRITNEEKTVKSSQDMIAALTGPQKPNTKKILSYVLPLCRRTVRHRESTKAHMILAIHKIRIGFLRLGRMMVRKWYIPHPELIFHFRLHELKNYITTRDPALLKKALQREQYHPGWCKLKFAEINTGWVKVLEMNGPQVLSGDVKMKATSVNGGDVVARACVVKDLSEIGDLRRGDVLITHATDIGWSPYFPLLTGIVTELGGLISHGAVIAREYGLPCIVGAAQATDIFKTGDLVRLSGSMGTIEKVEIKEDQPEEKTEEVI; encoded by the exons ATGTTGGATTTGTTTGATATTCTCCTCCAATCTGGGCTAATTACTGGTGCTCTGGTATTGTATTTACTCATTTTCAAGAAGGAGACGCCAAGTAAGGGTGCATACAAGAATGGGG GCTGGAACTACTCACTGCGCTTGCTATTTGCGCGGTTTGCGGTGAGTCGGTGGAAGTCTCAGCTGAAGCCAACGAAACTCCACGAGCTGCCTCGCACGGAGCAGTACTCAGGATGGGACAACTTCTCTGTCCGGGCGACTGCCCCCGACGGCTCAACACTCCTGCTCTCAATCCGGAAGCTGTGCGGAAGGCAGCCGCTAGCAGAAGTTGTAGTCCACGTCAAATTGCCAGATGGAACTACTTATAAATTACCAc AGCATCCCGACACTGCGGTCTGTGCCTGGGACAATGTCGACGGCGGCTGGAGTGCGAATGGCCTAAAGTTTCAGGTGTTAGATAACCAGGAACGCTATAGATTCTTGTACAACGGTCTCTTAACAAGAGTTGAGGATGGAGTCACACAACATGTCAAATTGAACCTTCT ATGGTCTTCAGCTACGCATCCGATAAAATATCCAGAAGATTGGAATAACAAACTGGCTGCTGAGACACTGGCTCTAGAAACGTGGAGTGGCGCAGAGTACGCACATATGCT GGGCAAATGGGAAGAAGGTGGTTGGCTTCAATGGGGTACGGTGCAGGGTCGGTTCCTGTCGTTCACTGAGGTAGGCGATGCCGACAAGAGCGTGTACCTACAGACCCGGGGCGTTAAGGAGAGGAGGTGGGCTCCTCACGCGTATGAGGGCCTTAGACGGTCCGTGGCCATCACTGCTTCGGCTAAAGATGGTACCGCCGTGCAGCTTCATTGCCTGTCCTACAAGAATGTTTTGACGCA ttGCATATCAGGATGCGTCAGATATCCGGATTTCACATCGAGTACTATAAACTACACCGACCTACAGATGTCAGACTTCTGCGAGAGACCTGACGGAATCCCTAACGTCTACACCATTCAAGTGAGCA CCGACATCAGTACCCTGAAACTGGTGCTTAGGATCAACCCTGATGGCGGCAAATTATTCAGTGGGGTTCCTTACCAGCAGGAGATAGTGTATCGTACCATGCAAGTGGACATCAACTGTGAGTCCGGGACGGGCATTTTGGAACTCGGATATGAACCATTAG TGATATCTGAACCGTCCCGGATCGCCCCAGCTCGTCTCCTTAAGTGGTTGACAGAGAAACAAGCGGGTGAGGTCGGCTACTGTGTCTCGTTTGAAGACCGCGGCGCAGCTTGCCCTATGTATGTCGGGGGAAAAGGAGCATCGCTAGCCTTGCTGGCGTCTGTCCAAAAAGAGGAG GGTTACCGAGTGCCACCTGGCTTTTGCTTAACAACCAAAGCCTTAGAAAAACATCTTGAGCTCAACCCTGAACTGATAGCTGCTATTCGTGAGATAGAGGCTGCTAATGAAGattacaatgaaaataatttcaaagagAAATGTAAAAC GGCTTCGGAACTGCTTGCTACAACAGAAATCAGGACACCGGTTCGGGAAGAAATTCTGGAACAGATTAAAATGTTGAGGTCGAAAGCTACGGAGCAGAATCTTGGTCCTGAATTAAGATTTGCAGTACGCTCGTCAG CTGTTGGAGAAGACAGCGAGGAGCTATCGGCCGCCGGACAAAATGAAACGATTCTTGGATGTATGAGCGATGCTGACATACTCGAGGGTGTCCAGAAATGCTGGGGATCTATGTTCGCTTTCACCAGCGCGTATTATCGCAG ACAGAACGGTCAGGAGTGTGTGTGTGGCGGTGGCGTGGTGGTCCAGGCGCTGGTGGCGCCGCGCGCTGCCGGTGTCATGTTCACGCGACACCCCGCGCATGGAGACCCTTCCAAACTGCTCATTACTGCCAATTATGGATTAGGCGAG AGTGTGGTCTCCGGTGCGGTAGAGCCTGATACGGTCATAGTGGATCGCGACACAACTGGCAAACTCAGTATTACAAAAACTGAGCTAGGTTCCAAGAACCAGCGAGTGAAGACAGAGGGCAGTGGTACTGCAATGGAAGATGTGCCGGAAGACGAAAGAAACGTTGCCTGTATTACAAACGATCAAGTATTGAAACTAGCGAAAATCGGTGTATCCCAGGAAGCGCTGTGGGGCGCTGGCAGAGATATAGAGTGGGCTGTTACTGAG ACCGAGATATTCCTGTTGCAAGCGCGCCCTATCACGTCCCTGGATCGGTGGACAGACGAGGAGCTGTTACACGAATTGGACTCACCTATCATGGCTGATGATGAATTGTTGTCATTTGGAAATGCAGGCGAG GTCTTTCCGAAGCCAATTACACCTATGACATATGACCTAGTTTTAACGCCATTGATGCAAGGTATGGATAATATGACCGGTACCAACGGAAGCGGTTACGATAAGTCCGTATTCGTGACCCACAATAGATGCACCATAGCACTCTACAAT actcTATACAGGAAGATTCCTAAGGAACTTGATGTAAATATGCGCTTAATAGAATTGGCCATACACGGCCATGAGGTTGCTGACGACCAGATTATAAAAACGGCGAAACATAGACGGCCGCCTTACTGGCTCGACAAATTATCACAAATCGGGCTCATGATTAAG ACTATAGCAACATCTAAAAAAGTAATGGAGAGTTCTGAAAAAGCTGTCAGAGAATTGAATTACGATATAGACGTGGATAGTATTGAAGAGTTGTATAATATGCTCCGGGAGTCACAGCAGAAAATGAAACTGTTTTCAAACAACCACGCCGCGACTAGCACGGCCAGTACTTGTGGCCAATCAATAGCTATGAATGTGTATTTGGAAGGGAGTCAAG aaTTTACCCCAGAACAGTGCAATGAAATAGGCGGACTTTTTAGTTCGGGTGACGTGTTATCGGCCGAGGTACCGGTGGCCTTGGCTAACATTGTCCGGCAAATAGAGAAGACTGGGAGGGCTGAAGAGTTTCGAGCTCTCGATCCAAAGAAAGCTCTCGAGTGGCTGAAATTCAACTTCCACGATGACATCTACGTCGATGTTCGAGAATTTTTGGAACACCACGGATATCGCGCCATTATGGAG TTCGACCTTGTAACAAAACCTTGGGTGTTGGTGCCAGAAGACATGATGAAAGTCCTCCAGAACCTGCGCATTACAAATGAAGAGAAAACTGTCAAAAGTAGTCAGGACATGATAGCCGCTTTAACCGGCCCCCAAAAACCAAATACCAA gAAAATTCTTAGTTACGTCCTGCCGCTATGCCGTCGCACCGTCAGACACAGAGAGTCAACGAAGGCGCATATGATTCTGGCTATACACAAGATAAGAATAGGTTTCCTGCGCTTGGGCCGCATGATGGTCAGAAAGTGGTACATCCCACACCCTGAACTTATTTTCCATTTCCGTCTACATGAACTCAAGAACTATATAACGACAAGGGATCCAGCTTTATTGAAGAa AGCCCTACAACGTGAGCAATATCATCCGGGGTGGTGTAAGTTAAAGTTCGCGGAAATAAACACCGGTTGGGTGAAGGTTTTGGAGATGAATGGACCGCAGGTGTTGTCTGGCGATGTCAAGATGAAAGCGACGTCGGTGAACGGAGGAGACGTGGTTGCCAGAGCTTGTGTCGTTAAAGATTTGTCTGAG ATCGGAGATTTACGTCGTGGTGATGTTCTGATAACGCACGCTACAGACATTGGCTGGTCGCCGTACTTCCCGCTCCTGACAGGCATCGTGACGGAACTAGGTGGACTTATCTCTCATG GTGCCGTAATAGCTCGGGAATATGGATTACCGTGCATCGTAGGTGCAGCGCAAGCTACGGACATCTTTAAAACAGGAGATTTAGTCAGGCTGTCAGGTAGCATGGGAACCATAGAAAAGGTGGAGATAAAAGAAGATCAGCCAGAAGAGAAAACAGAGGAAGTAATTTAA
- the LOC113496984 gene encoding LOW QUALITY PROTEIN: cleft lip and palate transmembrane protein 1-like protein (The sequence of the model RefSeq protein was modified relative to this genomic sequence to represent the inferred CDS: inserted 1 base in 1 codon) gives MKYISVSLILSLIFAVYVINTIWTLAEIFIPPECSRGERCFSSYLSSNPVQHLVLYTSVKEHPYLNGHSGETVSKVHTSLKFDYRNPATIDIKLKVPRKTRNNGTLFMHAVLLDESRLYKGFDEIIRTESIHTLPLVTHTEPQAATFNLLQNNNEVKKETKEKNVRPYSHITTVAPLSILTDDLNLPSNKIPGELYPYIRVRSGKFLPILQHNVLKSRLSHYQLLNTSSTEVNITVSVAPTSYGSLRLALHVRLALEQLFSLGFSEKDVDDVKGIFADTNLYLLSATVLIASCHLLFDFLAFKNDVSFWRRKRSLAGLSARTVFWRAFSQMVIFFYLLDEQTSLLVLVPAGISAIIELWKVTKVLHVRVSLSGGXPRVWRERAADAGEARTARADAEAMRYLCLLLYPLCAAGAGYSLVYEPHKSWYSWALHSIVNGVYAFGFLFMLPQLFVNYRLRSVAALPWRAFMYKAFNTFIDDVFAFVITMPTAHRVACFRDDLVFLVYLYQRWLYPVDSSRTDTASSMDENPEELEPVKQKDD, from the exons ATGAAATATATATCTGTTAGTTTAATACTATCTTTAATTTTTGctgtttatgttataaatacTATATGGACACTAGCCGAGATATTTATACCGCCAGAATGTAGTCGTGGCGAGAGATGTTTTTCATCTTATTTATCTTCAAACCCCGTACAGCATCTTGTTCTTTACACTTCTGTTAAAGAACATCCGTATTTAAACGGGCATTCAGGAGAAACTGTCTCAAAAGTCCATACTTCTCTCAAGTTTGACTATCGAAATCCGGCAACTAT tgacataaaattaaaagtaccaAGAAAAACGCGTAACAATGGTACGTTATTTATGCATGCTGTCTTGCTGGATGAGAGCCGATTATACAAGGGTTTTGATGAGATCATTCGTACGGAGTCCATACACACTCTACCATTGGTCACACACACAGAGCCTCAGGCTGCAACATTTAATCTTCTTCAGAacaat AATGAAGTTAAAAAGGAAACTAAAGAGAAGAATGTGCGGCCCTACTCTCACATCACAACTGTGGCACCCCTGTCCATACTCACAGATGACTTGAACCTACCTAGTAATAAAATACCTGGTGAATTATATCCGTACATTAG GGTACGAAGTGGCAAATTCCTGCCGATACTTCAGCACAATGTATTGAAGTCTAGACTGTCACACTACCAACTGCTGAACACAAGTTCCACGGAAGTTAACATAACGGTGAGCGTGGCTCCCACGTCGTACGGGTCGCTGCGCCTGGCGCTGCACGTCCGCCTCGCGCTAGAACAACTCTTCTCACTTGGCTTCAGTGAGAAAGATGTCGATGATGTGAAAGGAATATTTGCTGACACGAATTTGTATTTGCTGTCGGCTACTGTTTTAATCGCGAGCTGTCAT ttgttaTTCGACTTCCTAGCTTTTAAGAATGACGTGTCGTTCTGGCGCCGCAAGAGGTCGCTGGCGGGCTTGTCTGCGCGGACTGTGTTCTGGCGTGCCTTCTCACAGATGGTCATATTCTTCTACTTGTTAGATGAACAGACTTCTTTATTGGTACTCGTGCCGGCTGGGATCAGTGCTATAATTGAG TTATGGAAGGTAACGAAGGTCCTGCACGTGCGCGTGTCGCTGTCGGGCG GGCCGCGCGTGTggcgcgagcgcgcggcggaCGCGGGCGAGGCGCGCACGGCCCGCGCCGACGCCGAGGCCATGCGCTATCTGTGTCTGCTGCTGTACCCGCTCTGCGCCGCCGGAGCTGGGTACTCGCTCGTCTATGAACCGCATAAAAG TTGGTACTCGTGGGCGCTGCACAGCATAGTGAACGGCGTGTACGCGTTCGGCTTCCTGTTCATGTTGCCGCAGCTGTTCGTGAACTACCGCCTGCGGTCCGTGGCCGCGCTCCCGTGGCGCGCCTTCATGTACAAAGCCTTCAACACCTTCATCGACGACGTGTTCGCCTTCGTCATCACCATGCCCACCGCGCACAGGGTCGCCTGCTTCAGAGATGATCTCGTCTTCTTAGTGTATTTGTACCAAAGATG gtTGTACCCAGTCGATAGCTCTCGCACGGACACTGCCTCCAGCATGGACGAGAACCCCGAAGAACTAGAGCCTGTCAAGCAGAAGGACGACTAG